The DNA segment CGCTGCCCGATCTCATCCCGCCTGCGGCGCCGCCCGAGGACTGGGCCACCCCGGCCTCGCTGCGCGCGCAGTGCCGGCCCACCACACCGGCCGACCAGGCGCGTCCGTCGGACGAGGAGACGGACCGGTGACGGGCCAGTTGCCTCCGGGCGAGGGGGACCACTACCTGCACCGGAGCCTGCCAGGCGCGCAGGTGGTGGCCACCAAGCCGCTGCTGACCGCGCGGGAGAACATCGCGGACACAGTCGCAGCGCGGGCCATGATGTGCGTCTACGGGGCGGCGGGCTGCGGCAAGACCCTCGCGGTCAACCGCGGCCTGCGCCAGCTGGAACCGGGTGAGGAGGTGCGGCAGATCACGTTCCGCGACCGCACCACGGCCCGGGCAGTTCGCTACGAGATCTTCACCGCGCTCGGCCTGCAAGGGGATGCACCGGCGCATCCTTCCGAGTTCGACCGGCTCCTCAAGGACGCGCTGGCCACGAAGCCGCGCACGCTGGTGGTGGACGAGGCGCAGTGGCTCAACTCCGAGGCGTTCGAGTACTTCCGCTACCTTTGGGACGACTATGCCACCGAGCTCGCGCTCATCTTCGTCGGCGGTCCCGGCTGCTACTCGGTGCTGCGCAGGGAGCCGATGCTCTCCTCCCGCGTCTTCATCTGGCAGGGCTTCAAACCGCTGACCCGCGGGGAGGTACTCGAGACGATCCCGCTGTTCCACCCGGTGTGGAAGAACGCGTCGAGCGAGGACATCCTGTTCGCCGACGAACACGCCGCGCACGGCAACTTCCGCAACTGGGCCTGGCTGACCGCCCAGGTGCTGCGCGGCCTGAAACGCCTGGGCCGCGACAAGGTGGACCGCGACGTCGTGCGGTGGACCTTCAGCCACCTGGGCAGCAGCGGCTCTGTAGGTAAGGACTGATGAGCCCCGCCGCCCGCACTCCGGCCGCCCGGGCCTCATCGTCCGGTCGTCGCCGGCGTGCCCTGGCTCGCACTCCGCCTCGCCGCCCAGCTCCCGCCGTACCCCGGCACTACCTGTTGCTCAAGGGTGCCGAAACCGTACCGCTGCCGTGGTTCGCGGACCTGGCACGCGGCCTGGAGCAGATCGTGAGTCAGCGGGCGATCATGTGCCTGTCCGGGAACGCCGGCGTCGGCAAGACCTTCGCCCTCGACACCGTGCTCGCCGCACGGCCCCGGCCCGCCCGCCGCGCGCGCCTGGTCCGCCTGGTGCCCCGTCCCGCTCCCACTCCGCTGTCCCTGCGCTCGGACCTCGCCGACGCCCTGAACCTCGAGGCACGTTTGAAGGATCCGGGGGCCTTCGACGCGGCGCTGCGCGAGGTACTGGCCGCCCGCGACCATCTGCTCGTGGTGGACGAATCCCAGCGCCTGGACGGAACCTGCTTCGAGTACCTGCGCTACCTCTTCGACGATCCCCATGCCCGCCTGGCGATCGTCCTGGTGGTCGGCGAGCGCGGCCAGGCGGTGCTGCGCCGCCAGAAGATGCTCGCCTCGCGTACCGGCGTGTCGCTGCAGGTCCCCCTGCTCACCCCCGCCGACGTCGCCGAAGTGATCCCTCGGTTCCACCCGCTGTGGCGCGAAGCCGACCGCGACGCCCTTTCGCGGCTGGATGCCCGCTGGTGCCACGGAAATTTCCGCCGCTGGGCGCAGGCCACCCACCACGCCCTGCGCCTGCTGCAGCACGCCTCCGCGCACCGGGAACTCGCCCCCCACCCGCTGCTGGAAGACGTCCTGGATGCCACCCTGCAGCCGCACGAGGACCTGTGATGAGTACCTGCACTGCTGAACGGGTCGGTCTGGTGACGCTGGTCTGCGACTGCGACGACAACGCCACCTGGCCGCGCTCCGTCCTGGCTGCCTCGCACCCGGCTACCGGCCACATCGCGGTGGACACCGTTCCCGGCAGCTCGGCCCGGATGGCCCGGGACATCCTGCGCGCCCTGGATGTGACCGGTCACCGGGCCACGGCCTCACCCAAGTTGGCCACCGAGCCCGCATGGCGGGCCGTCACCTGCTGGATGGACATCCTCGAGATCCGCCAACTGACGGTCCTGCGTGCGCACCTGCTCACTCCGCCCCGTGTCCGGCGTCTCGCCCGCCTGCGGGAGGGGACCGGAATCTCCCTGTTCCTGTTGGCCCACTGCGCCACCGAACATGCTGCCCAGCGACTGCACGCCCTCCTGAAGAGCAACGGCCTGGCCCCCGACCCGCCGTCCCTCGCACCGATGCTCACCCGCCCTGCCCTGCCGCTGCTTCCTGCACCTGTCCCGCGCCCTGCTGCTCCGCCGCCGGACCGCTTCGCCCAGCTGCCCGCGCTGACCGAGTTGTCGGAATGCTCTTTCACTCGTTTCCGCGCCGAGGCCCACCGCCGCTTGGAGGCGGACGGCTTCGCCTGCGTCGACGCGCAGTACCTCGCCGGCCTGTACGCGGCCCGTACCCACTGCGCCCGCAGCCCCCAGCCCATGACGCAGCAGGATCTGGAGTTCTTCCTCGCCCGCCTCACCGCCACCAGCCCCAGCCGGGCGCACACCCTGGCCCGGCTACGCGGAGCCCAGGTCGGCTTCCTCACCCGCGGTCTGCTCCTCCACGTGCCCGGGGACCTGGACCGTGCGTCAGGGCCGGGGCTGACCACCTGCCCCGTCACCCCCTACGTCCTGCACCAGGTCAGCCGGGGCATCGCCCATCCGGTCCAACTCGCGGCGATCCTAGCCCTGTTGTTCACCGGCACCCATCCTGACGCCTTGCGCGCCACCCCGCTCTCGGGTCTCGATGCGCGCTGCACACACCTGACCGTCCCCGACGTGTGGCACCCTGGGCACGGCTCGCCTAGTGAGCCGCCCGGCGTCTGCTACACGATCCCGCCCCGCGCCCGCCCGGTCTTCGCCGCTGCCAGCGCTTTTCGCCGCATGGGCGGTGCCCGCGACCACTTTCCGTTGTTCGAGCTCTCCTTCGGCCACCTCCTCGAGGCTCTCGCCCAGGACGCGGCACTGCCCATGCCCGCGCTCACCCACCCGCACTACGGGCCCGACTGGCACCACCGCGCCCACTGCCACCAGCTCACCGACGGCTCACCCCCGTCCGGGCACCGTCCGCCGCCGCACCGTACACTGCCGCCCCGGCTGCCCGGACCGCCCCCAAACCCCCACACGTTGAGCCCGAGCGAGCGTGCCACGCTGCTCGCCCACGCCGACGACACCGCGCCGGACGACCTCACCTTGGGACAAGCAGCCCTCCTGGCCGCAGCCATCAGCGGACATCTGACCACCACCCCAGGCTGTGCCCCGCTGAGCGCGTCGGCCCTGGCCGAGCTCACCGAGCGCCGTCTGCTGGATGCCCGCTCCACGGCGCCCATCCCCGTCCTCCACCCGGATCTGCGCTTCGCCCTCGCCCTGTCCACCCGATGCGCCCGCGCCCGGAGCTCCGCATGAGCAGAAAGGTCATCTATCCGGCCGCGCCGCCGGTCACCGTGCTCTTGGACCTCGCCGACAACGCGGCCATCCTGCGCGCCGCGCTGGCCGCGCACGCCCCGTCCGCCGGCCGTATCACCGTCCACCCCACGCCCGCCGCGTCCGACACCACGCTCGCCCTCGACATCCTCGCCGCCCTCGGCAAACCGACCGAACTGCCCGGCACCGGGGGCTCCATAGGCCCGCCCGCCTGGATCCTCGCCGCAGACTGGATTCTCTCCCTGCCCGACGTCCGGCTCACCGTGCTGCGCGCCCACCTCCTGGACGAGGCAAGCTGGTCCCACCTGCTCACCCTGCGCATGCGCACCGGCATGCACCTGGTCGCCGTCTGCCACACCCGGCGCCCGCCCGCCGTCATGCGCACCGCGCTGCGCCCCCTCAAGCACCACACGGTCTCCACCGACCACGGCCTGGGCGATCTGCTGGCCCCGGCCCCCACCGCCCCTGCACCACCGAGCCGCGCGGCCGAGGGCCGCTGGATCACCGTGCCCGCCCTGGCCTACCTCGCCTCCCACCACACCTTCCCCCGCTGCTCATGCACCCCGCCCCCGGCCCCCCACCCCTACGTACCCGAACGCGCCTACAGCATCGACCAGATCGCCCACCGCCTGGCCACCCGCACCGCCTATCCCCAGCTCGCCGGGGCCCTGGCCACCGCCGTCTTCACCGGCGCCCCCATCGCCCAGCTCCACACCATCCGTACCGGCCACCTCGACTCCGACGCCGCCACCCTCACCCTCCACGACCCCCGCCGCACCCGCCGCCCGGGCTTCACCGCCGACTGCGGCATCTACACCGTCCCCACCTGGGCAAGGCCCTTCCTGCTGGCCGCGGCGAACCTGGTCCACCTGTCCCCACGCGGCGACGACCGTCTCTTCACCACCGGCACGCCGCGGGCCCTGCCGTACCTGACCGACTTTGCCGAGCACTGCCGCCTGCGCCCGCCACAGCCCGCCCCGCCCTGGCCGCGCCCCCGCACCAGGCGCAAGAAGCGGGCCGGCGCGCCCGAAGTCCAGTGGTACGACGGCATCAGCTCATCCCGCTTCGAATACATCAGCTACGAGGAGTGGCTGCACACAGCCGCGTCCGCACCGCCGCCGCGGAGGCGCGCGCCGTAGGCTGACCGACGTCACGGTCATCACAGGGAGGGGGCGGAAGGCCAAGTGCCCCAGAAAAACCTCGAGTTCGGCAAGTATGGAGCCCAAGGAATCAAGGGCAGCGACGCCGTGGCCCGCCGCCTGGACTACCTCATCGACTTCATCGCCACCCCCGTCACCGCCAAGCGCGGCCTGCTCGCCCGCCTGAACTACCTGACCAGGTCCACCCGCACCCTCCACACCGCCCACCAGCTCGGACTGACCGTCACCGACCGCACCCTGAACGCATGGCTGGCCGGCACGCAGCGCCCCACGAAGGCCAACCTGGACCGCATCGAGGCTGTCTACCGCAGGGTGCGCCGCCACCATGTGGCCCGCCACCTCCTGGTGCGCCTCAACGCCGGCGGCGGCACCCGCGTGGAGATCCACCCCCTCAACCAGTCCCGGGTTGCCCGGCCGCACCAGCGCGTCGTCCCCTACCGGAAGCTGAACGTGCGCCGCTGGGACGCCATCGTCACCGCCTGGGCCAACAACGACCCCCGCGCCCTCGAGGAGGCCTGGACCACCGACGTCCTGCCCGAGCTCGGCTCTCAGTGGGGCCAGTACGAATACGTCTCCAACATCGGCTTCTCCGCCTGAGGTTTCCGGATCCGCCCGCCACCGCCACGCCGCGTCCACCCACTCATTGGAGTGATGTTCTCCCCGGCGCGACCCCGCAGGGGTAGAGTCCGCCATCAGGCGATAGTCCGCTGATGAGAGCGCGGTGCCGCGTGCGAGGACTCCTGAACTCCCGTACGGGCTGACCCGGTTCGGCAGTGATTACATCCCCACATGGTGGTGTGATCAGCTGAATCGACTTAACACCGAAGGATCGTCGGCGCGCTCCAACCGTCGAGACGGGCAACCCGCTCCTCCCCGCGGATGGAAACGCTGGCCACCGGGCCTGCACGTTGATCGCACGGCTTGTTCACGTACCGCGTGAACCCGGTGATGGGCATCCTCATGACCTTCCCCGCTGTCTCGAGCGACTCCGAGACGCTGTTCTCTCTGCCGAACCAGAACGCCACCGTGGGCACACCGGACACGCACCCTGCGCCCAGTGCTGGAGAGGACTCCGAATCCCAGGTCCCTGACAGCCATTTGAAGCTGCTCGCGGACCGCATCAAGCCTCTGAGTCTGAAGCAGTACCGCTCCATTGCGGAGACCGCCCGAGCCCAGGGCCTGCCCGAGGTGGTGGCGCGCGCGCTGCCCTGGGTGCTCGCCGACCCGCAGGAAGGCCTGCGCCAACTCCGCAACCCCGACACCGAACTCATCGGGAACGTTGTCGCCCGAGTCCTCATCCTCAACACCCTCAACGCCCCCGTTCTCAAGGCGCTGGAGAACCTGCGCGGCAGCGAACTACGGTTTGCCGGTGAGTTCCTGCTCCCTCCCTACACCGTGGTGTCCGACCAGACGGCGCTGCGCTTCGACGCCACCCGCTATGCCGATGCCGCTGAGGCACTGGACGAGATGCTCACCCAGATGAGCGCCATGGACGACCACGTCGAGAAGGTCAACCCCTACCTCGACGACATCGCCGAGCGAGGCGTACGCACCGGCGGGATCCTCTTCCCCCTGGTTGTCGACCTGCCCGGGGCGCCGACCTTCGGAGCGTTCGAGACCGCAGACTGCTACGGGCGCGTGCACGCCGCACAGAAGGCCGCCACCATCACCCTCAAGCACGTCCTCGACCGAGCCCAGGTCGTGCCGCGGGACGAGGAGTCGTTCAAGAAGCACCCCTGGAAGACACACCGCAACAAACTCCTGGCGATCTGCGGCAAGGTCCGCTCCGGGGCACCGCTGTCCGACGCCGAGCGCCGCAACCTGACCGTGGCGACCATGCCCCGCACCACTATCGTCCTCGCCGGGGACACCACCGCCCCCCTGGACGAAGTACGCCGCCGGGTGGTGTCCCAGGCCCACCTCGAGCCCGCCACACCGTTCTCCGCCACCACCACAGCCCAGGTACGCGCCGAGGCCGTACTGGCCGAGCAAGAACAGCGTGGCGCACTGCCCCAGGCCCCGCCGTTGAACCCGGCCCAGGTGCGATCCGCCCTCAACGACCCGGCCACCGCCGCCGCACAGGGACTGCTACACCTGGACGAGATCGCCGTATTGGCGACGGCCGCGTTCCTGCCCAAGCAGGGGACGAGCGCCGACCGCGTGATCGCCAAAGCGCTCGCGACCCGCGGCCACGTCGGGAACTCCAAGTTCGTGCGGCAAGGACTGGCCGCCGAAGTTGCCCTGCGCCACGTCCCTGCTGCCGCCAACAAACCCGCCCGCCGCTCGGCTTTCGACCGCGCCCTGCGCTGGCCGCAGCTGCGCGGCCGCACACTGGACCGCCGGGAAGTCTCCGAGCTCCTCCACCAGGCCCTCACTCAGGAGCTTCCCGACTACCAGGCCGCCCGCGACATCGGGGAAAAGCCTCTCGTCGGCGACGCCTCCGCTCAACTGGCGATCATGGGTTCCTTCTGGCTCGTGACTTCCGGATCCGCTCCCATCCTCAACCGCACCGCCTTCGGCACGCGAAGCCACGATGACGACCAGGACGAAGAGACCGGTGAAAGCACCAATACCACCCCGGACGAGAGCAAGACGTCCAAGGGTGACTACCGCGAACCCAACCTGATCGTGATCGAACTCGCCACCACCGAACACGGGTTGAAGCAGCTCGCCCAGGCAATCTACGACGGGCGGGCCGGACGGCAGGTACGCCACCTCGATACGGAAACACTCGACGACCCCACCGACCGCCCC comes from the Streptomyces sp. NBC_00820 genome and includes:
- a CDS encoding transcriptional regulator, which produces MPQKNLEFGKYGAQGIKGSDAVARRLDYLIDFIATPVTAKRGLLARLNYLTRSTRTLHTAHQLGLTVTDRTLNAWLAGTQRPTKANLDRIEAVYRRVRRHHVARHLLVRLNAGGGTRVEIHPLNQSRVARPHQRVVPYRKLNVRRWDAIVTAWANNDPRALEEAWTTDVLPELGSQWGQYEYVSNIGFSA
- a CDS encoding ATP-binding protein, with amino-acid sequence MTGQLPPGEGDHYLHRSLPGAQVVATKPLLTARENIADTVAARAMMCVYGAAGCGKTLAVNRGLRQLEPGEEVRQITFRDRTTARAVRYEIFTALGLQGDAPAHPSEFDRLLKDALATKPRTLVVDEAQWLNSEAFEYFRYLWDDYATELALIFVGGPGCYSVLRREPMLSSRVFIWQGFKPLTRGEVLETIPLFHPVWKNASSEDILFADEHAAHGNFRNWAWLTAQVLRGLKRLGRDKVDRDVVRWTFSHLGSSGSVGKD
- a CDS encoding ATP-binding protein, translated to MSPAARTPAARASSSGRRRRALARTPPRRPAPAVPRHYLLLKGAETVPLPWFADLARGLEQIVSQRAIMCLSGNAGVGKTFALDTVLAARPRPARRARLVRLVPRPAPTPLSLRSDLADALNLEARLKDPGAFDAALREVLAARDHLLVVDESQRLDGTCFEYLRYLFDDPHARLAIVLVVGERGQAVLRRQKMLASRTGVSLQVPLLTPADVAEVIPRFHPLWREADRDALSRLDARWCHGNFRRWAQATHHALRLLQHASAHRELAPHPLLEDVLDATLQPHEDL